A part of Heliangelus exortis chromosome 3, bHelExo1.hap1, whole genome shotgun sequence genomic DNA contains:
- the SMIM28 gene encoding small integral membrane protein 28 → MRWLLGSSWRKFGHADRGNYDWLDSEPGGPLLETELQSRQQKSSTKDDIEPFLCIILPATVMLFLAFLLLFLYRRCQSPTPQGQIFSIDLPEAIPEQEVSSFLSVLPWNSEQSFHYSTLLPDATFLSVCLPPSYEEATMKTSVDGAHVELSPDPVPPYEESTLQPSSTK, encoded by the exons ATGAGGTGGCTgttgggcagcagctggagaaaatTTGGACATGCTGACAGGGGAAACTACGACTGGCTAGACAGTGAGCCAGGTGGGCCGCTCCTGGAAACAGAGCTTCAG AGCAGACAACAGAAAAGCTCAACCAAAGATGACATAGAACCATTTCTGTGCATCATATTGCCTGCCACCGTGATGCTCTTCCTGgcattcctgctgctcttcctctaCCGTCGTTGCCAGAGCCCCACTCCCCAGGGGCAGATCTTCAGCATCGACCTCCCCGAGGCCATTCCTGAGCAAGAGGTCTCCAGTTTCCTTTCTGTGCTCCCCTGGAACAGCGAGCAGAGTTTCCACTACTCCACCCTGCTCCCTGATGCCACGTTCCTCTCTGTGTGTTTGCCTCCATCCTACGAGGAGGCCACCATGAAGACCTCCGTGGATGGGGCTCACGTTGAGCTCTCTCCAGACCCGGTGCCTCCTTATGAAGAGAGCacactgcagcccagcagcaccaaaTAA